Genomic window (Acidobacteriota bacterium):
AACTCTGTTTCGCCTGACTCAGTTTGGTTAGCAGATTACCGGCGACGATTCCCACTAAAATGCCCGTCACCGCGCCGCCCAACATATATTTCAACAACGCCCCGCCGGTTTGCCTGGCGATTAATCCCAGACACCAGCCTGCGAATGAGCCGAGAATAGAGCCGACAAAACCGAAACCTAAAAATCCGCCAACCGACATCGGATTCGGTTCAAGCAAGGCGCTTTCATCGACGGGTTGGAATTTCGGCGCGAGCAGGTGAATGATGCCAAGCGCCACGAGATAGGCTGGACCCACGGTGAAAAAGATAATCATGTAATTGCCGCCTGTGCGCTCCAGAATGTAGCCTGTGGCAACCGCCATGATGGCTCCGCCGATTGCGCCCGCCATGCCGCCGACACCGACCACCGAACCGACCGCGCGACGCGGGAACATATCGCTCGACATGGTGAAGATATTCGCTGACCAGCCTTGATGCGCCGCCGCCGCTATGCCAAAGAGCAACACGGCAAGCCATAGATGATTGATGTAGGGCATATAGACCATCGGCAAAACGGATACAGCGCAGATGAGCATGGCGGTCTTGCGCGCCCGATTGACCGTCCAGCCGCGTTTGATAAAAGCCGAAGAGAGCCAACCGCCGCCGATGCTGCCAATGTCAGCAATGAGATAAATGGCAATTAAAGGCAAGCCGACTTGTGTGAGGTCTAGCCCATGCTTTTCTCTGAGAAAACTCGGTATCCAATACAGGTAGAACCACCAGACCGGGTCGGTCATATATTTGCCAATCGCAAAGGCGGTGGTCTGTTTATGCGGCAGCAATTGAATCCAGGGAACCTTGGCGGCTGGCGGGTCAGGCGGATCGCTTTGAATATAAGCAAGTTCAGTTGGTGATAATTTCGGATGGGCTTCGGGTTTGCGATACATCGGCAGCCAGAACAACAGCCACAGAAAACCGAGCGCGCCGGTTAAAATAAATGCCCATTGCCAGCCCCAGTGAATAAAAATCCAGGGCACAGCAAGCGGCGCGACAATCGCGCCGACATTGGTGCCTGCATTGAAAATCCCGGTTGCTAAGGCGCGTTCTTTTTTGGGAAACCATTCGGCAACCGTTTTAATTGCCGCAGGAAAGTTTGCCGCTTCACCGACGCCAAGCGCGGCTCTGGCGCTGCCAAAGCCGAACGGTGTGCGGGCAAGCGCAGCAGCCATTCCCGCAAGGCTCCAGACAACAATAGCGAGCGCGTATCCGAGTTTTGTCCCGAAGCGATCAATTAACCGACCGGAGACCAGTAGTCCAAGCGCATAGGCGGCATTAAAGGCGGCAACGATATTGCCATAGTCAACCGGCGACCAACCGATGATGGTGCGCAAATCTTTTTCGAGGATGCCAATCACCTGCCGGTCTACATAGTTAATCGTGGTGGCGAAAAACAGCAACGCACAAATCACCCAGCGGTAACGCCCGACGCGGGTTGCAATCGTTTGTGGCGCAGCGACAGTTGTGCCCAGACTTGGAGGAGGTGATGACATGGAAAAATCCTTTTTATAAAAAATTCAAGTACGCGATCTTCACAAATGACACCTGGCTCGAAAGCCGTACCGCGCGCCTGCGCTTCTCACGCGGGCAGATTAAGAAAGTCCTCGCGCACCGGCGTGAAAATATCAATGAGGACAACCTCTTCATCCAGCATGGTTGCGCCGTGCCAGCATCCCGATGGGAAATGCAGCACATCACCGGCTTC
Coding sequences:
- a CDS encoding MFS transporter; this encodes MSSPPPSLGTTVAAPQTIATRVGRYRWVICALLFFATTINYVDRQVIGILEKDLRTIIGWSPVDYGNIVAAFNAAYALGLLVSGRLIDRFGTKLGYALAIVVWSLAGMAAALARTPFGFGSARAALGVGEAANFPAAIKTVAEWFPKKERALATGIFNAGTNVGAIVAPLAVPWIFIHWGWQWAFILTGALGFLWLLFWLPMYRKPEAHPKLSPTELAYIQSDPPDPPAAKVPWIQLLPHKQTTAFAIGKYMTDPVWWFYLYWIPSFLREKHGLDLTQVGLPLIAIYLIADIGSIGGGWLSSAFIKRGWTVNRARKTAMLICAVSVLPMVYMPYINHLWLAVLLFGIAAAAHQGWSANIFTMSSDMFPRRAVGSVVGVGGMAGAIGGAIMAVATGYILERTGGNYMIIFFTVGPAYLVALGIIHLLAPKFQPVDESALLEPNPMSVGGFLGFGFVGSILGSFAGWCLGLIARQTGGALLKYMLGGAVTGILVGIVAGNLLTKLSQAKQS